In the Symphalangus syndactylus isolate Jambi chromosome 17, NHGRI_mSymSyn1-v2.1_pri, whole genome shotgun sequence genome, cctcccaaagtgctgggattggccgggcgcggtggctcacgcttgtagtcccagcactttgggaggccgaggcaggcggatcacgaggtcaggagatcgagaccacagtgaaaccccgtctctactaaaaatacaaaaaaattagccgggcgtggtggcgggcgcctgtagtcccagctactcggagaggctgaggaaggagaatggcgtgaacccgggaggcggagcttgcagtgagccgagattgtgccactgcactccagcctgggtgacagagcgagactccgtctcaaaaaaaaaaaaaaaaaaaaaaaaaaaaaaaaaaaaaaaagtgctgggattacaggcgtgagccaccgtgcctggccgtagCAGTATTTTTAACAGCTCTCTTGGGACGTATACAGCCAGAGCTAAGAACCACCACCTATATCAATCATGATCCATGTATCAATCACACTCATGGCTGAGTATATTAATGCCGTGAACAAGGAATTCTGCAAAGAATGTGGAATAGATCTGGAGAGGACAGCAAACGGGGGCTACCACAGTTTCCTCCTCAGGAGGGTATCGTCCTTCCCAGCTCAGAGCTGTATGCCACCAGTTCAGCAACACCAGTGTAACAAATGAAGTCTTTCCAAAAGAGCTCCagcacgcagtggctcacgcctattatcccagcactatgaGAGGCCGAGaagagcggatcacttgaggtcaggagttcaagactagcctggccaacgtggtgaaactctgcccctgctaaaaatacaaaaacttagccgggcgtggtggcagtcgcccgtaatcccagctacttgggagcctgaggcaggagaatcgcttgaacccgggaggcggaggttgcagtgggcagagattgtgccactgcactccagcctgggcgacagggggaaactccgtctcaaaaaaaaaaagaaaaaaaaaaatcctgtggaAGATGTCCATTGGCTGAGCTTGAGTCACATGTCCGTTCCCTGAACCAAACAGTGGGCCGAGAACACCCTCATCCTATTGGCTAGATCAGGTCCTGGGCCCACCCCCAGGGCTTGGGGGAAGTCAGCCCAACACACATGGACTGCCAGTAGGGAGAGGGTTTCCCTAAAGGAAATTTGGGATGTGGATCCCAAAATAAGGGAAATGGATGCTCGTCAGGCAAAAGTAACAGACATCTGCGCACACCTGTGTCACGCTGGCCTTTGTCTCTATCCCCCAGAGTTTCTTGGTCACAGGACGTGACCCCAGCCAGGTACTGGTGTTGAGGACAGGACCTTTACCAGGAGAAGTCAACACATACCAGATCCAGAAGATTCCCAGAGGTAAGGCACCTCCCCTGAGTTTCCAGCCCACAGTCAATTGATCACTAAGAACTGTCAGCTGgaccggcgcggtggctcacgcctgtaatcctagcactttggtaggtcgaagcgggtagatcgcttgaggccaggatttcgagaccagcctggccaacatggcaaaaccccgtctctacaaaaaacacaaaaattagccgggcttggtgacgcgcgactgtaatcccagctacttggcaggccgaggcacgagaatagcttgaacccaggaggcggaggttgcagtgagccaagatcacaccactgccctccagccttggcaacagagggaaaccctgccaaaacaaaacaaaacaaaacaaaacaaaacaaaaacacctgtcAGCTTTGCTTCCAAAATATCTGATGAATATTTCCAATCctgtttccctttccttcccgCAATCATTCTGAGCCCAAGATATTTTTCAATATCAATCAGATGTTATACGCCCCTGCCCCAAATCCTGGAAAGAACATGCAACATCCTTAGATGCAAAATGCAAACTCCTTGTCATGATCTATAAGGTGCTGTGTGATGTAGTTCCTGCCTTTCTCTCTATCTGTTGCCCCTCATTCACTCTGCCCCAGACACACtgtttccctctgtgtgtctttAGCATGCTAAGTGTGTTCCAGCTTCAGGACCTCTGCTTGGGTTCGTCCTGTATGAATGCTTTTCCTGGAGGGGCTGGTTTAGTCTCCATCCTCCAGGCCTCTGCAGAAATATAACCTTTCTTGACCATCATAGTTAAAAGATGGCACCTtggccactttctttttcttttttctttttttttagacagagtctcactctgtcgctcaggctggagtgcagtggcccaatctcgactctgccacctctacctcccaggttcaagcaattctcatgcctcagcctcccaagtagctgggattacaggtgcacaccaccacacacgactaactttttggtttatttttatttttatttatttatttttttatcataatttaagttctgggatacatgtccaggatgtgcaggtttgttacataggtatacaggtgccatggtggtttgctgcacccatcaacccatcatctacattaggtatttcttctaatgctatccctcccctaggcccccacctcccaattttttgtatttttagtagagatgggttttgccatgttggccaggctggcttgaactcctgacctcaagtgatccacccacctcagcctcccaaagtgatgggattacaggcgttaagtcaccatgcctggcctcttggtCACTTTCAATCACTCTATTTCCTTCGTAGCACTCAATAAGATATCCACTTTgttcactcatttttaaaatttttatttatttatttatttatttatttatttatttattgagatagtctcacttttgttgcccaggctggagtgcaatggctcaatctcagctcacttcaacctccatttcccgagttcaagtgattctcctgcctcaggctcccaagtatctgggattacaggtgcccaccatcatgcctagctaatttttgtatttttagtagagatggggtttcgccatgttggccaggctggtctcgaactcctgacctcaggtgatccgcccacctcggcttcccaaagtgctggaattacaggcgtaagccacggtACCCTGACTGTTTACTCATTTATATTCTGCCTTttccccctccaccccccacTAAAAGGTAAGCTACCGGAAGGCAGTGAACTTGTCTGCCTTTTGATAActgtatctccagtgcctagaaATGACTAagggctcagtaaatgtttgtctAATGAATGAATCCTTGTTGGTGGCATAAGTGGTACACAAGACTAAAGATGGAGACTCCAAGGAGTGGGAACTTCCCTGTTCTGAAGGTCCCTGGGGGGATTCTGAAGGAATGGGGGAGCAAGAGCATCCCAAGGGACAGAAGACTGCCACCACTCAAGTTtactttctccttcttcctccccccACCACAGGTGTGTCCCTGGAATCCTCCAACCTCTGCATGCCAGACCTGCCCCATCTCCTTGCCTTTCTATCAGCCAGCAGGTACAGGTCACCCATCTGAGGCACTAAGTGGGACCATTCCCTAAGACACCCCACTGAAACTGCGGCTCCCACCTCTTTATTCTCAGGGATGTTCTGCCCAGAACCCTGCTCTTGCCCCCTCCCACTCTAGGGCCCAGAGATGAACACACAGGTGAGGCATGGTTCTCTAAAGAGGGCACAGCCAACCTGCCAATTTCCTTGCTCCAAGGGTATGAATGGGGCTTTGGGGCCCAGACTACTGGGTTGGAGGGGAATATAGAACTGGAGAGTAGAGagagctgggggcctggacttCGTAGTCccagagggaggaggggatggggGCCTGTATTCCTAGGTCCTAACAGAGGAGGGGATTGGAGGAGAAAGGAACTGGGAGTCGAGGACTCCTGGGCCTAAGTGAGAAGAGgactgggggcctggactcctgggtctgactGAGGAGGGGCCAGGAGCTAAGCCTCAGCACCTCCAGCAATGAAGCTTGGAAGTAAGTCTCCTGGTGCCTTGAGGGGACCAGGGTTGGTCTCTTGGATACCAAGGACACGTTCTCACTTCTGCTGGCCCCAGATCCTCTGCAGATCGGCAGGGTCCAACAGGACACCCCAGGGAAGGTGCTTTCCATTGTGAACCAGCTCTACCTGGAGACCcacagaggctgggggagggagcagACCCCTCAAGAAACAGAGCCAGAGGCTGCGCAGAGACATGATCCAGGTTAGCTGGGAGGGGCCCTGGGcctctgagggaggagggagctgCTGCCCCTGTTCTAGGGGACCGAACGCCCTCCTCACTTCCAGCCCCCAGGAACCCTGCGCCTCACGGGGTCTCCTGGGTGAAAGGCCCGCTCAGCCCGGAAGTGGCCCATCCTGGGCCGGCTCTCACCAGCCtcctggaagaggaggaggaagatcttgaaggaaaggaggaaggaagggaggacgACCCTGAAGAGGAAGGCCCTGAGGACGTGCTCACCATTCACGTCCAGTCTCTGGTCAGGGCCCGGAGCAGCTACGTGGCCAGGCAGTACCGAAGCCTTCGGGTGCGCATCGCCTCAGATTCTGGGGGTCCCCACGGGTCTGGGGACCCGGCCACGGAGCTGCTTCAGGATGTGCGGCACCTCCTTACTGACCTCCAGGATCACCTGGCAAAGGACTCCTACATCAGGGCTGTCTTTGGAAGCAGGGGTCCTGGGGTCCCCAAGAAGGGCGAGGATCCAGGTAATGGGAGGACGGGAAGGGAGCCCCCACGGGTTCAAGTGTGCAACTTCGTCCTCTCCATCGGCGCGCACACGTTTCCTTCTGCACCCACACGCCCTTCCTACATATCCCACGCGTTCTATCGCCCACGTGTGCGTGCAAGTTCACACCCAGGCTCACTCTTCCACACATGTTCACACCCATGTCTACACTCACGGGGGACCAGAGCTAGGCAGGAGTGGCTGTGGGCCAGGGTGGGTTGTTGGAGCGCGTGGGTAGGCGTGGGACAACTTGGCGGTCCTGTGCTCACCCGTCCCCCACCCCCCGCAGGCCCCGCGCTGGAGACGGCGGTGTGCCAGGCGGTGCTGGCGCCCCTGAAGCCGGCCCTATGGACACGACTCCGCACACTCCGAGCACCTGAGCTGCGGCGGCTGCGGCGGCGACAAACAGCCctgcgggcgggggcggggcctccGGGGGCACAGGGGCCGGTACCGGAGGGGCAGAGCCCCGCCCCCGCCTTGCGGAGCCGCATCCACGAGCGCCTTACGCACCTCCACGCTGCCTGCGCCCCGCGCCGCAAGGTGGCGCTCCTCTTGGAGGTGTGCAGAGATGTCTATGCGGGCCTGGCTCAGGGCGAGAACCAAGGTAAGGGAGGGGTCAACGTCTAGCGTGGTGGGGAGAGCCTTGAGGGTTGGGGGAGCCAGGCAGGAGGCGGGAGGCGAGTATGCAGGTGCACGTCGAGGGAGAGGGTAGCACTGGTGGGAGGAGTCTATGCGGTCCTGGGGATTCTGGTAGGAGGCGCTGTCATGCCCGACAAGGCGGAGGGGCAGCCAGCCCTCGCGGTCCTGGGGATCGGATGGAAGGTGTCTACGCGCCCCCATCCATCTGAGGACCTTTCCTCGGGTTTTCCCAGAACCCCTGGGGGCCGACGCCTTCCTGCCTGCGCTGACCGAGGAACTCATCTGGAGCCCGGACATTGGGGAGACGCAGCTGGACGTGGAGTTTCTTATGGAGCTCTTAGATCCAGATGAGCTGCGGGGAGAGGGTGAGCCCCCAACTCCAGAATGCTGGAACCCAGCGATCCAGTACCTCCGGGATCCCAAACAGCCTCGCCCTGCAGCAGGAGGGACGGCGGGCAAACTGCAGGGGGATTTGGGGCGACCAGGGAAGCCGAGAGGGCGGAGCTGACCTCCCTTTCTGTCCCCAGCTGGATACTACCTGACCACGTGGTTTGGGGCGCTGCACCACATTGCCCACTACCAGCCCGAAACTGACCGCGCTCCCCGGGGGCTCAGCTCCGAGGCCCGCGCCTCCCTGCACCAGTGGCACCGCAGGCGGACGCTGCACAGAAAGGATCATCCCCGAGCCCAGGTGACTGCCCATCTTGCTGCAGGTAGAAGGGAGGGTGAGACCTGGTGCCCTTCTGACCCAGCTCCCACCTCTCCCCACAGGCCAACCTGCCCTTTAAGGAGCCATGGGCAGAAGAGACTGTGCCAGGGACCAGTGACAGCTAGGGGTTTCACACCCCTCCGCACACCCCTccgttcatgcctgtaatcccaacattttgggaggccaaggtgggaggattgcttgagcccaggagtttgagaccagcctgggcaaaacagtgggacccccaactctaccaaaaataataaacaaaaattagccgggcgtggtggcatactcctgtggtaccagctactcaggaggctttgcAGTTTTAGACAGGGGTATCAGAGAAAGCCTCACTGAGGTGACATCTGCAGAGAGGcctgaaggaggggaggggaggggaggagcagaGTGGATATTAGGAAGAGCATTCCGGGAAGCAGGAtgagccagtgcaaaggcccagaggtagGCTGTTCCCTTTTCCTGggacccctccctcctccttgctGCTCCTAAACCACATGGGTCAGGAGTCTGGACTGACCCAGGTACGTCTGGCATCTTGCTTGAGGAAaagggggttttgttttgttttgaaagaaggtctctgtctgttgcccaggctggagtgtagtggcatgatctcagctcactgcagccttaacctcctggctcaagcaatctccctgcctctgcctaccaggtagctgagactacaggcacctaccaccatgcctgtctaatttttaaaattttttataaagatgaggtctctcttcgttgcccaggctggtctgaaactcctaacctcaagcaatcctcccacctcggcctcccaaagtgctgagattataggcgtgagccaccgtgcccagttgtGATCATTTTTCCCAAAGAATGTTATCACTTGCTAACAaaccatatatttatttatttcattgttcatagtaactacaatttaaaaaactaaaaagaaacaagCGAGGCCGGGTgcggtcactcacgcctgtaatcccagcactttgggaggccgaggtgggcagatcacctgaggtcgggagttcaagaccagcctgacaaacacggagaaacccgtctctactaaaaatacaaacttagccgggcgtggtggcgcatgcctataatcccagctactccggaggctaaggcaggagaatcgcttgaacctgggaggtggagattgtggtgagccgagatcccgccattgcactccagcctgggcaacaagagtgaaacaccatctcaaaaaaaaaaaataagaaaaagtaaaaagaaacaagtgaagttaacgttaataataatatatttgatttaaCACAATGTATCCCAAA is a window encoding:
- the RINL gene encoding ras and Rab interactor-like protein isoform X1; amino-acid sequence: MRMAQTEDKAPEVPTEGVRLVPPQVNKADRTPLGVLSTLEPLIRLQRTWGVWHVPELDTQDAEALVGLWPLGSFLVTGRDPSQVLVLRTGPLPGEVNTYQIQKIPRGVSLESSNLCMPDLPHLLAFLSASRDVLPRTLLLPPPTLGPRDEHTDPLQIGRVQQDTPGKVLSIVNQLYLETHRGWGREQTPQETEPEAAQRHDPAPRNPAPHGVSWVKGPLSPEVAHPGPALTSLLEEEEEDLEGKEEGREDDPEEEGPEDVLTIHVQSLVRARSSYVARQYRSLRVRIASDSGGPHGSGDPATELLQDVRHLLTDLQDHLAKDSYIRAVFGSRGPGVPKKGEDPGPALETAVCQAVLAPLKPALWTRLRTLRAPELRRLRRRQTALRAGAGPPGAQGPVPEGQSPAPALRSRIHERLTHLHAACAPRRKVALLLEVCRDVYAGLAQGENQEPLGADAFLPALTEELIWSPDIGETQLDVEFLMELLDPDELRGEAGYYLTTWFGALHHIAHYQPETDRAPRGLSSEARASLHQWHRRRTLHRKDHPRAQSLAVSPKLEYSGAISAHCNLRLLGSSNSPASAS
- the RINL gene encoding ras and Rab interactor-like protein isoform X2, which produces MRMAQTEDKAPEVPTEGVRLVPPQVNKADRTPLGVLSTLEPLIRLQRTWGVWHVPELDTQDAEALVGLWPLGSFLVTGRDPSQVLVLRTGPLPGEVNTYQIQKIPRGVSLESSNLCMPDLPHLLAFLSASRDVLPRTLLLPPPTLGPRDEHTDPLQIGRVQQDTPGKVLSIVNQLYLETHRGWGREQTPQETEPEAAQRHDPAPRNPAPHGVSWVKGPLSPEVAHPGPALTSLLEEEEEDLEGKEEGREDDPEEEGPEDVLTIHVQSLVRARSSYVARQYRSLRVRIASDSGGPHGSGDPATELLQDVRHLLTDLQDHLAKDSYIRAVFGSRGPGVPKKGEDPGPALETAVCQAVLAPLKPALWTRLRTLRAPELRRLRRRQTALRAGAGPPGAQGPVPEGQSPAPALRSRIHERLTHLHAACAPRRKVALLLEVCRDVYAGLAQGENQEPLGADAFLPALTEELIWSPDIGETQLDVEFLMELLDPDELRGEAGYYLTTWFGALHHIAHYQPETDRAPRGLSSEARASLHQWHRRRTLHRKDHPRAQANLPFKEPWAEETVPGTSDS
- the RINL gene encoding ras and Rab interactor-like protein isoform X5, encoding MRMAQTEDKAPEVPTEGVRLVPPQVNKADRTPLGVLSTLEPLIRLQRTWGVWHVPELDTQDAEALVGLWPLGSFLVTGRDPSQVLVLRTGPLPGEVNTYQIQKIPRGVSLESSNLCMPDLPHLLAFLSASRDVLPRTLLLPPPTLGPRDEHTDPLQIGRVQQDTPGKVLSIVNQLYLETHRGWGREQTPQETEPEAAQRHDPAPRNPAPHGVSWVKGPLSPEVAHPGPALTSLLEEEEEDLEGKEEGREDDPEEEGPEDVLTIHVQSLVRARSSYVARQYRSLRVRIASDSGGPHGSGDPATELLQDVRHLLTDLQDHLAKDSYIRAVFGSRGPGVPKKGEDPGPALETAVCQAVLAPLKPALWTRLRTLRAPELRRLRRRQTALRAGAGPPGAQGPVPEGQSPAPALRSRIHERLTHLHAACAPRRKVALLLEVCRDVYAGLAQGENQEPLGADAFLPALTEELIWSPDIGETQLDVEFLMELLDPDELRGEAGYYLTTWFGALHHIAHYQPETDRAPRGLSSEARASLHQWHRRRTLHRKDHPRAQ
- the RINL gene encoding ras and Rab interactor-like protein isoform X4, whose translation is MRMAQTEDKAPEVPTEGVRLVPPQVNKADRTPLGVLSTLEPLIRLQRTWGVWHVPELDTQDAEALVGLWPLGSFLVTGRDPSQVLVLRTGPLPGEVNTYQIQKIPRGVSLESSNLCMPDLPHLLAFLSASRDVLPRTLLLPPPTLGPRDEHTDPLQIGRVQQDTPGKVLSIVNQLYLETHRGWGREQTPQETEPEAAQRHDPAPRNPAPHGVSWVKGPLSPEVAHPGPALTSLLEEEEEDLEGKEEGREDDPEEEGPEDVLTIHVQSLVRARSSYVARQYRSLRDHLAKDSYIRAVFGSRGPGVPKKGEDPGPALETAVCQAVLAPLKPALWTRLRTLRAPELRRLRRRQTALRAGAGPPGAQGPVPEGQSPAPALRSRIHERLTHLHAACAPRRKVALLLEVCRDVYAGLAQGENQEPLGADAFLPALTEELIWSPDIGETQLDVEFLMELLDPDELRGEAGYYLTTWFGALHHIAHYQPETDRAPRGLSSEARASLHQWHRRRTLHRKDHPRAQSLAVSPKLEYSGAISAHCNLRLLGSSNSPASAS
- the RINL gene encoding ras and Rab interactor-like protein isoform X6, which translates into the protein MYLFSCLLSICYTCPKQEWKALRGGACPVHHPLSRTEAPNSSLYSRPAHDSLASCNMRMAQTEDKAPEVPTEGVRLVPPQVNKADRTPLGVLSTLEPLIRLQRTWGVWHVPELDTQDAEALVGLWPLGSFLVTGRDPSQVLVLRTGPLPGEVNTYQIQKIPRGVSLESSNLCMPDLPHLLAFLSASRDVLPRTLLLPPPTLGPRDEHTDPLQIGRVQQDTPGKVLSIVNQLYLETHRGWGREQTPQETEPEAAQRHDPAPRNPAPHGVSWVKGPLSPEVAHPGPALTSLLEEEEEDLEGKEEGREDDPEEEGPEDVLTIHVQSLVRARSSYVARQYRSLRVRIASDSGGPHGSGDPATELLQDVRHLLTDLQDHLAKDSYIRAVFGSRGPGVPKKGEDPGPALETAVCQAVLAPLKPALWTRLRTLRAPELRRLRRRQTALRAGAGPPGAQGPVPEGQSPAPALRSRIHERLTHLHAACAPRRKVALLLEVCRDVYAGLAQGENQEPLGADAFLPALTEELIWSPDIGETQLDVEFLMELLDPDELRGEAGYYLTTWFGALHHIAHYQPETDRAPRGLSSEARASLHQWHRRRTLHRKDHPRAQSLAVSPKLEYSGAISAHCNLRLLGSSNSPASAS
- the RINL gene encoding ras and Rab interactor-like protein isoform X3; this encodes MRMAQTEDKAPEVPTEGVRLVPPQVNKADRTPLGVLSTLEPLIRLQRTWGVWHVPELDTQDAEALVGLWPLGSFLVTGRDPSQVLVLRTGPLPGEVNTYQIQKIPRGVSLESSNLCMPDLPHLLAFLSASRDVLPRTLLLPPPTLGPRDEHTDPLQIGRVQQDTPGKVLSIVNQLYLETHRGWGREQTPQETEPEAAQRHDPAPRNPAPHGVSWVKGPLSPEVAHPGPALTSLLEEEEEDLEGKEEGREDDPEEEGPEDVLTIHVQSLVRARSSYVARQYRSLRVRIASDSGGPHGSGDPATELLQDVRHLLTDLQDHLAKDSYIRAVFGSRGPGVPKKGEDPGPALETAVCQAVLAPLKPALWTRLRTLRAPELRRLRRRQTALRAGAGPPGAQGPVPEGQSPAPALRSRIHERLTHLHAACAPRRKVALLLEVCRDVYAGLAQGENQEPLGADAFLPALTEELIWSPDIGETQLDVEFLMELLDPDELRGEAGYYLTTWFGALHHIAHYQPETDRAPRGLSSEARASLHQWHRRRTLHRKDHPRAQVTAHLAAVTTI